A region of Bicyclus anynana chromosome 15, ilBicAnyn1.1, whole genome shotgun sequence DNA encodes the following proteins:
- the LOC112056822 gene encoding uncharacterized protein LOC112056822: MYNRLDETDELLNLTVKNGDPKMVLYKDGRRWKPPGDIVWDDPNAYDPFSIRRRLLELMKQAIYQTRNKMVFMQLMKEKYDKKTLYKMGFLMSKTDTTCSIFASFAFKAYKKCSMSRQAAIFSYPIIDKLDATERLLNLWFDVDLLIDLIMANHKMCTLMLQNANATRKEAWKFID, translated from the exons ATGTACAATCGATTAGACGAAACTGACgaacttttaaatttaactgtCAAAAACGGAGACCCTAAAATGGTTCTGTACAAAGATGGCCGCCGATGGAAACCTCCCGGAGACATCGTTTGGGATGACCCGAATGCATATGACCCTTTCAGTATTAGACGCAGGCTGCTCGAATTAATGAAACAAGCCATTTATCAA acaagaaataaaatggtttttatGCAATTAATGAAAGAGAAGTACGACAAGAAGACTTTATACAAGATGGGGTTCCTCATGAGCAAGACAGACACGACGTGCAGTATATTCGCCAGTTTCGCCTTCAAAGCCTACAAAAAATGCTCCATGTCGCGCCAGGCAGCTATCTTCAGTTATCCTATTATAG ATAAGCTGGATGCGACCGAGAGACTGCTGAACCTGTGGTTCGACGTGGATCTGCTCATCGATCTGATCATGGCGAACCACAAAATGTGCACACTCATGCTGCAAAATGCAAACGCAACAAGAAAGGAAGCTTGGAAGTTTATCGATTGA